CGAGACCGCGATGATCGCGATGAACGCGCAGGCCGAGGTCAAGCGGCAGCCGTTCGATGCGATCGCCCGCGAGTTCCTGGCAAGTCGCAGTCGGGCCTCGGCGCCTTCCTCCGCGACGGTCAAGCCGGCCAACCCGGCCGGACCGGACAGGTCCGGCTTGTGGGCGCGATTGGCCGGACCGGACCTGGGGCGCCTCACGCTGCAGCATCTGGCGCTGGTCCTGGGCGCCGTCGCGCTGGCCACCTTGATCGGCGTTCCGCTCGCAGTCGCGCTGCACCCCTGGCCGCGCTGGCGAGAGGCGCTGCTGGCCGTCTGCGCGCTGCTGCAGACCGTGCCTTCGCTGGCCATGCTGGCGCTGCTGATCTGGGCGATGGACCGGATCGGGCCGGTGCCGGCGCTGGTCGCGCTCACGCTCTATGCGCTGTTGCCGGTGCTGCGCAACTGCACGGTCGGCCTCAGCGAGGTGTCCGAAGGCCTGACCACCGCCGCGAAGGCCCTGGGCCTCACGCGGGGTCAGGTGCTGCGATCGGTGCAACTGCCGCTGGCCTTGCCGGTCATGCTCGCGGGCCTGCGCACCGCCACCAGCCTGTCCGTCGGCACCGCCACGATGGCGGCGTTCATCGGCGCCGGAGGCTATGGGGAACGCATCGTCACCGGACTCGCGTTGAACGATCAGACCTTGCTGCTCGCGGGCGCATTGCCGGCCGCGGGACTGGCCCTTCTCTTCGAGGGCGTGTTCGGCCTGGTGGCCTGGAGACTGGCGAAAAGCCGTGGCGCCTGAGGTGTCGTCGCGGATGCCCGCGACGTCGGGAAGCTCAGGGCTCGCCAGCGGAGAACTCGTGCTCCAGGTCCGCGTAGCAGCGCTGCTGCGCGGCGGACCAGTCACCCAGTTGCGCGGGCTGCAGCCCGGGTTGCATCAGCTGACGCAACGCGACCGCCTGCGCCTGCCGCACCAGATGCGCGAGCACGACGGACTCGGCGCCGCGGCCCGGGCGCGGCGCCAGCGCTTCGGCGACCTGGGGCGGGAAGCCCCAATGCTCGACGATCTGCGCGGACCACGCGGCCGTCAGCGGCAGCAGTTGGCGATGCAGGCCTTCGCGGTCCAGCGGCGGCACCGAGGGCGCGGACATCCCGTCCAGCGCGCGCAGCAGCGCCATCAGCCCGAGTTGTGAACTGAGGCCGGCGAGATAGGCGGAGAACTCGTCGTCGCCCGCATTGGCCAGACGCGCCGTGGCGAAGGCGGTGCGCTCGCTGAGGTCCCACAGCAGCGTGCCGGAGCGGCTGCCGTAGCGCCCCTTGCCGTGATGGAAGATGGGGCGCATCGCGACGCTCATCACCAGCTGGTCCAGGCCCTGCTGGCCGAGCACCATCACCGCGCCGGCGAGATCCGTGATCTCGCGCTCGGTGCGATAACGCGGCGAGTTGGCCAGGCGCATCAGCTCGCCGACCAGGCTGGGATCCCGCGACATCAGCTGCACCAGCTCCG
This genomic stretch from Mitsuaria sp. 7 harbors:
- a CDS encoding glycine betaine ABC transporter substrate-binding protein, which codes for MMLLRRLRPLLLLLVCAALTGASGAWAAEPLRIGSKRFTESYILAEVLAQTVRADDPAAEVEIRQGLGNTAIVHAALKAGSIDVYPEYLGTIEREILGHAATGAPLEQLQAELRPLGLAIGVPLGFNNGYALAMRSAQARELGLTALSQLKGQPALKLGLSNEFLGRADGWPGLSKRYALPQMPTGLDHGLAYRALADAQIDVTDVYTTDAQIAALDLTVLTDDARFFPRYDAVLLYRIDLPQRHPRAWAALETLRGRIDETAMIAMNAQAEVKRQPFDAIAREFLASRSRASAPSSATVKPANPAGPDRSGLWARLAGPDLGRLTLQHLALVLGAVALATLIGVPLAVALHPWPRWREALLAVCALLQTVPSLAMLALLIWAMDRIGPVPALVALTLYALLPVLRNCTVGLSEVSEGLTTAAKALGLTRGQVLRSVQLPLALPVMLAGLRTATSLSVGTATMAAFIGAGGYGERIVTGLALNDQTLLLAGALPAAGLALLFEGVFGLVAWRLAKSRGA
- a CDS encoding HDOD domain-containing protein, which translates into the protein MALLSSLRKLLTGSADSKSTGGASASGGASKGSPSAPPVRPVDIPLPPMLSSASSHSQGPGMISTQTAVYSGGDIVFPTLDASPEWLHFSTRLFGLSRLKDVPPSAGEQGLMQRLQAQRGSQWADHLPRLPAVLPQLMRLVRRSNVSSTELVQLMSRDPSLVGELMRLANSPRYRTEREITDLAGAVMVLGQQGLDQLVMSVAMRPIFHHGKGRYGSRSGTLLWDLSERTAFATARLANAGDDEFSAYLAGLSSQLGLMALLRALDGMSAPSVPPLDREGLHRQLLPLTAAWSAQIVEHWGFPPQVAEALAPRPGRGAESVVLAHLVRQAQAVALRQLMQPGLQPAQLGDWSAAQQRCYADLEHEFSAGEP